The following are encoded in a window of Chloracidobacterium sp. genomic DNA:
- the coaBC gene encoding bifunctional phosphopantothenoylcysteine decarboxylase/phosphopantothenate--cysteine ligase CoaBC — MSAETTPIESTAETAPSLPAAHLTLGVTGCIGAYKAVLVLRGLQQAGATVEVVMTEGAQRFIQPLTFEAISGRPVHTSLWEPNTNASIAHIALAQRTQALIVAPATANCLAKFAHGLADDFLSALYLATTRPVFVAPAMNVEMWRHPATQENLARLRARGVDIIEPEAGFLACGMTGEGRLAAPERIVETVVQRLAWRAARSLAGQHVLVTAGPTVEAIDPVRHLTNRSSGKMGYAVARAAQSRGATVTLVTGPTRLDPPAGVEVVPVCSTREMYDAVMARLDAATIVVKAAAVCDYRPRRTAAEKLKKNQTPLVCLELEPTEDILAAVGARKGKRFVVGFAAETTWSPTAALEKLRRKQADLLVFNNVTETGAGFDTDTNRATLIAADGSIEPLPLMTKEALAHKILDAVLDRLQPPRPPATPHD; from the coding sequence GTGTCTGCTGAAACGACGCCGATTGAGTCCACCGCTGAGACCGCGCCGAGCTTGCCCGCCGCCCACCTGACACTTGGCGTGACGGGCTGTATCGGTGCCTACAAGGCCGTCCTTGTGCTGCGTGGTTTGCAGCAGGCAGGTGCAACGGTGGAAGTCGTGATGACGGAGGGCGCGCAACGGTTCATCCAACCGCTGACCTTCGAGGCGATTTCCGGCCGTCCCGTCCACACATCGCTGTGGGAGCCAAACACCAACGCAAGCATCGCCCACATCGCGCTGGCGCAGCGAACGCAGGCGCTGATTGTCGCGCCGGCGACCGCCAACTGTTTGGCGAAGTTCGCCCACGGCTTAGCGGACGACTTTCTTTCAGCGCTGTACCTAGCGACGACACGCCCAGTGTTTGTCGCGCCGGCGATGAACGTTGAGATGTGGCGGCATCCGGCGACCCAAGAAAACCTCGCTCGGCTTCGTGCGCGGGGTGTTGACATCATTGAGCCGGAAGCCGGCTTTCTTGCCTGCGGGATGACGGGCGAAGGGCGCTTAGCGGCGCCGGAGCGCATTGTCGAGACGGTGGTACAGCGTCTGGCATGGCGCGCCGCGCGTTCGCTAGCCGGGCAGCACGTTTTGGTGACGGCCGGCCCAACGGTCGAGGCGATTGATCCGGTGCGCCACTTGACGAATCGCTCGTCCGGCAAAATGGGCTACGCCGTGGCGCGCGCCGCCCAGTCGCGGGGGGCGACGGTGACATTGGTGACGGGACCAACACGGCTTGACCCACCGGCCGGCGTAGAAGTTGTTCCGGTTTGTTCGACGCGCGAGATGTACGACGCCGTGATGGCGCGGTTGGACGCCGCGACCATCGTAGTCAAGGCGGCGGCTGTGTGCGACTACCGCCCGCGGCGAACCGCTGCAGAAAAGCTCAAGAAAAACCAGACGCCGCTTGTGTGTCTCGAATTAGAGCCAACGGAGGATATTTTGGCGGCGGTCGGTGCCCGTAAAGGGAAGCGCTTCGTTGTCGGCTTCGCCGCCGAGACCACGTGGTCGCCGACGGCGGCGCTTGAAAAGCTGCGTCGCAAACAAGCCGACTTACTGGTATTCAACAACGTCACCGAAACGGGCGCTGGGTTTGACACCGACACCAACCGCGCCACGCTGATCGCCGCCGACGGTTCGATTGAGCCATTGCCGCTGATGACGAAAGAGGCGCTGGCCCATAAAATTCTCGACGCCGTTTTGGATCGACTGCAACCGCCACGACCTCCTGCGACACCCCATGACTGA
- a CDS encoding hybrid sensor histidine kinase/response regulator, producing MTDEPPITAAVSEPLLGLSRRVLVVDDEAEIREFFRDFLSDCDVRTAADGSEVAPILPAFRPHLVITDLRMARQSGLAVLEVVKGHDPFTEVLVITGYGRIEEAVQAMKLGASDFILKPFEIEQMRAAIEKCFERLALRRQNTVLRQANEELRRITELKEKFLRLTSHELRGPLTVLQGYCDLLDDMAESPDDVREARAAMQVAISNLTTIVQNLTLLMTATTDALPISRQPFDVMSVLRTTLAEIKVQARHRAHQYVLTGPETLPVLGDPLRITQIVRELLFNAVKFTPDQGRIRLALTTDGPNFRLEVEDNGIGMNAQEVAVAFESFYEAAKTQYHSTSQTNFKGGGLGIGLTLVRDIVAAYGGRVGIVSQPGQGTTVTVVLPQQYAPPDVAAATPAQPQPTP from the coding sequence ATGACTGATGAGCCGCCGATCACTGCTGCCGTCTCTGAACCACTCCTTGGACTGTCCCGCCGTGTTCTCGTGGTGGATGACGAGGCTGAAATCCGGGAGTTTTTCCGCGACTTTCTTTCGGATTGCGACGTGCGGACAGCAGCCGACGGCAGCGAAGTAGCGCCGATCCTGCCGGCGTTTCGCCCGCATCTAGTCATCACCGATCTGCGGATGGCGCGCCAGAGTGGGTTGGCTGTGCTTGAGGTCGTCAAAGGCCACGATCCGTTTACGGAAGTGTTGGTCATCACCGGCTACGGACGCATTGAAGAAGCTGTCCAAGCAATGAAGCTCGGCGCGAGCGACTTTATCCTCAAGCCATTTGAGATTGAGCAAATGCGCGCCGCCATTGAAAAGTGCTTCGAGCGCCTCGCGCTCCGACGGCAGAACACGGTGCTGCGTCAGGCTAACGAGGAACTGCGCCGTATAACGGAGCTCAAGGAGAAGTTTCTGCGCCTGACCAGCCATGAGCTGCGTGGGCCGCTGACTGTCTTACAGGGCTACTGTGATTTGCTGGACGACATGGCCGAGTCGCCTGACGATGTGCGCGAGGCGCGCGCCGCAATGCAGGTCGCCATTTCCAACCTGACAACCATTGTTCAGAACCTAACGCTGTTGATGACGGCCACGACCGATGCCCTGCCGATCAGCCGCCAGCCGTTTGACGTAATGAGCGTCTTACGAACCACGCTGGCAGAAATCAAGGTGCAGGCCCGCCACCGGGCGCACCAGTATGTGCTGACCGGGCCGGAGACGCTGCCGGTTCTAGGCGACCCACTGCGGATTACCCAGATTGTCCGTGAGCTGCTGTTCAACGCCGTCAAGTTCACGCCCGATCAGGGTCGCATCCGCCTGGCGCTGACAACCGACGGCCCAAACTTTCGCCTTGAGGTGGAAGATAACGGCATTGGCATGAATGCGCAGGAAGTCGCCGTCGCCTTTGAATCGTTTTACGAAGCCGCCAAGACACAGTACCACAGCACATCACAGACGAACTTCAAAGGAGGCGGCCTGGGCATTGGTCTGACGCTCGTCCGCGACATTGTCGCCGCCTATGGCGGGCGTGTCGGAATTGTCAGTCAACCGGGGCAGGGAACAACCGTCACGGTGGTTTTGCCGCAGCAGTACGCGCCGCCGGACGTCGCTGCCGCAACCCCCGCTCAGCCACAACCAACGCCATGA
- a CDS encoding FGGY family carbohydrate kinase, which yields MILAIDIGSSSLRAAVFTAAGDLLPDTLARRPIAPTTTDDGGMTYNPAALFAHLTQVVSRTLRLAARYGGSLSGVGVSTMMHSLMGVRLTPDGTADVGGPTTPVFAWGDTRSETEREHWATSFAARRLYARTGCPLHSSYWLLKLSWLKRRLNLAEWRWMSFAEYAWLRLFGVAYTSVSLASATGLYSRRDADWDEEILADLGLTKHHLPPVADDDFALAGDQLRPPFRNRWSPLRQAKFFPPLADGACGNLGSLCFTDTRAAVNIGTTAALRITVPTDREPEAPPPGLWAYRLDRRRALIGGALSNAGNLLAWARRTLRLPPPAALEAATSAARPDDTGLTVLPFWAGERSLGWRSHAVGAIIGLRLATDAVALWRALLETLAVRLAWIADELEAAGLLPATTPCVASGGVLASVAFATILCHALGRPLCVIPTETSARGAALWVSLRLGLITADRCRPPDGQWFQPDAAAHARYRACLRRHRAAADTLFGGSTAHP from the coding sequence ATGATCTTGGCGATTGACATCGGCTCGTCGTCGCTGCGCGCGGCCGTCTTTACCGCCGCTGGCGACCTCCTGCCTGACACCTTGGCGCGACGGCCCATCGCTCCGACGACGACCGACGACGGCGGAATGACGTATAACCCGGCGGCGCTTTTCGCTCACCTGACACAAGTCGTCAGTCGGACGTTGCGCCTCGCCGCCCGCTATGGCGGCAGCCTATCCGGCGTCGGTGTCTCCACGATGATGCACAGCCTCATGGGCGTCCGTTTGACGCCAGACGGCACGGCTGATGTCGGCGGGCCGACAACACCTGTTTTCGCTTGGGGCGACACACGTTCCGAGACGGAACGCGAGCACTGGGCAACGTCTTTTGCCGCCCGCCGACTCTACGCCCGAACCGGCTGCCCGCTCCACTCCAGCTACTGGCTGCTCAAGCTGTCATGGCTCAAGCGCCGCCTGAACCTTGCTGAATGGCGGTGGATGTCGTTCGCCGAGTACGCCTGGCTGCGACTCTTCGGTGTTGCGTACACTAGCGTTTCCTTGGCGTCGGCGACCGGCCTCTACTCACGCCGGGATGCCGATTGGGACGAGGAAATCCTCGCCGACCTTGGGCTGACGAAACACCACCTTCCGCCCGTCGCCGACGATGATTTTGCGTTGGCCGGCGACCAATTGCGTCCGCCGTTCCGAAACCGGTGGTCGCCGCTTCGCCAAGCGAAGTTTTTCCCACCGCTGGCGGACGGCGCCTGCGGCAACCTTGGCAGCCTGTGTTTCACGGACACGCGGGCTGCCGTCAATATCGGAACAACGGCCGCGCTCCGCATCACCGTTCCAACCGACCGCGAACCGGAAGCGCCGCCGCCGGGACTCTGGGCATACCGTCTTGACCGGCGGCGCGCGCTCATTGGCGGGGCGCTCAGCAACGCCGGCAACCTCCTCGCTTGGGCTCGCCGGACGCTGCGCCTGCCGCCGCCGGCGGCGTTGGAAGCCGCCACGAGCGCCGCCCGGCCCGACGACACCGGCCTGACGGTCCTGCCGTTCTGGGCCGGCGAGCGCAGCCTCGGCTGGCGCTCACACGCCGTCGGCGCCATCATCGGACTGCGGCTTGCCACCGACGCCGTTGCGCTCTGGCGGGCGCTGCTCGAAACGCTCGCCGTCCGTCTTGCCTGGATTGCCGACGAACTTGAAGCGGCGGGACTGCTTCCAGCGACCACACCGTGCGTGGCGTCCGGAGGGGTTTTGGCGTCGGTAGCTTTTGCTACGATACTGTGCCACGCGCTGGGACGCCCCCTGTGCGTCATTCCGACAGAGACCTCCGCCCGTGGCGCGGCGCTCTGGGTTAGCCTCCGTCTGGGACTGATCACAGCTGACCGGTGCCGCCCGCCCGACGGACAGTGGTTTCAGCCGGACGCCGCCGCGCATGCGCGCTACCGCGCCTGTCTCCGGCGGCACCGCGCTGCTGCTGACACCCTGTTCGGTGGCTCGACTGCACACCCCTGA
- a CDS encoding UbiA family prenyltransferase, giving the protein MRENTAHYGIDYALASTAAAERPLGPTATPGCFHRGFPENRSMPSSNAIARPTFTRALLTHIQLLDPVTWLGPWQSFCCGVLATGLRWSEVTPTDGLKFFLACGLIGPLLTGFSQSINDYFDRHLDAINDPERPIPSGRISLAAARANFTLTGLLAVGNMLALYLVTGSVLILVLGVAGLLLAYAYSAPGFRLKENGWLGTTSVGIGYCFVPWLLAAHLFSREPGVPTFHLTLGVVNTLVAMGLITMNDFKSIEGDRQNRLRTLPVLYGERGAMLIAFTEINLAQLIFVAACFHFGHPTIGWVGVAFFVPQIIQQVQLYRAPNDARLLTSLGRNAAGRSLITQRQTGAHPGFIRFLFGSNLFTVTALTALAVVHGYGR; this is encoded by the coding sequence GTGCGTGAAAACACAGCGCACTATGGTATAGACTATGCCCTGGCGTCAACGGCGGCGGCTGAGCGCCCTCTGGGTCCGACGGCGACGCCGGGATGTTTTCATCGAGGTTTTCCAGAAAATCGCTCAATGCCGTCTTCGAATGCGATTGCCCGACCCACGTTTACGCGGGCGCTTCTCACCCACATCCAACTGCTTGATCCCGTGACTTGGCTTGGGCCATGGCAGTCTTTTTGCTGCGGCGTTCTGGCGACCGGGCTTCGGTGGTCGGAGGTAACGCCGACCGATGGGCTAAAGTTTTTCCTTGCCTGTGGACTGATTGGCCCGCTCCTGACCGGCTTCAGCCAATCCATCAACGATTATTTCGACCGCCACTTAGACGCCATTAACGACCCCGAACGCCCAATCCCGTCGGGGCGGATTTCGCTGGCGGCCGCCAGAGCCAACTTTACCCTAACGGGCTTGCTCGCGGTCGGCAACATGCTCGCGCTCTACCTTGTCACCGGCAGCGTGCTGATTTTGGTGTTGGGCGTCGCCGGCCTGCTTTTAGCGTACGCCTACAGCGCGCCTGGTTTTCGGCTGAAGGAAAACGGCTGGCTGGGCACAACCTCGGTTGGCATTGGCTACTGTTTTGTCCCGTGGCTTTTGGCGGCGCACCTCTTTTCACGCGAGCCGGGAGTGCCGACCTTTCATTTGACATTGGGCGTCGTCAACACGCTGGTCGCCATGGGCCTCATTACCATGAACGACTTCAAGTCAATTGAGGGCGACCGCCAGAACCGGCTACGGACGCTGCCGGTGCTCTATGGGGAGCGCGGCGCGATGCTCATTGCTTTCACCGAAATCAACCTTGCTCAACTGATCTTTGTCGCTGCCTGTTTTCACTTCGGCCACCCGACGATTGGTTGGGTGGGCGTGGCGTTCTTTGTTCCGCAAATTATTCAGCAAGTGCAGCTATATCGTGCGCCGAATGACGCCCGTCTCCTGACTAGTTTGGGGCGCAACGCCGCCGGACGGTCGCTCATTACTCAGCGTCAGACCGGCGCGCACCCCGGCTTCATTCGTTTTCTGTTCGGCAGTAATCTGTTTACCGTCACGGCGCTGACGGCGCTGGCCGTGGTTCATGGTTATGGACGATGA
- a CDS encoding NAD(P)-dependent oxidoreductase, which yields MTDWLVTGGTGYLGVHVAAALGATAVGRRVGCGLFEPALAEMVAEHRLVVHLAAHVAKQPAAVLQCFEVNSDGTRWLCAQLTERHTLIVASTKDVYGAHAEAYAAVPETCQTTLNGQNAYAWSKWLAEEYARFYAAQRGFRLFILRLSTIFAPPTPGNPGGLVSGLARTIRAGQPLTLRWRGQQVRDLLPVTELVAVIRACVASSLTNETFNVGGGPAYAMTLAELAQRLGRLHGVTPLLTLTDETPPPGEQRRYVSDLTRIHQKLGWQPNFDLDAALARA from the coding sequence ATGACCGACTGGTTAGTGACAGGTGGTACGGGGTACTTAGGCGTTCATGTGGCGGCAGCGCTTGGTGCAACGGCTGTCGGACGCCGTGTTGGGTGTGGTTTGTTCGAGCCGGCGCTGGCGGAAATGGTGGCGGAGCACCGCTTGGTTGTTCACCTCGCCGCGCATGTCGCCAAGCAGCCCGCCGCAGTGTTGCAATGTTTCGAGGTCAACAGCGACGGAACCCGCTGGTTGTGCGCGCAACTGACCGAACGCCACACGCTGATTGTGGCCTCAACCAAGGATGTGTACGGCGCACACGCTGAAGCGTACGCCGCCGTCCCCGAAACGTGCCAGACGACGCTCAACGGACAAAACGCCTACGCTTGGTCAAAATGGTTGGCCGAAGAATACGCCCGTTTCTACGCTGCGCAGCGCGGGTTCCGGTTGTTTATTCTACGCCTTTCAACCATCTTCGCCCCACCGACGCCAGGTAACCCGGGCGGGTTAGTCAGCGGATTGGCGCGGACAATTCGCGCCGGACAGCCGCTCACGCTGCGTTGGCGCGGTCAGCAAGTCCGTGATCTGCTGCCGGTAACAGAGCTGGTCGCCGTGATCCGCGCCTGCGTTGCGTCGTCATTGACCAATGAAACATTCAACGTCGGCGGCGGCCCTGCCTATGCCATGACGTTGGCGGAACTGGCGCAGCGGCTGGGTCGCCTCCACGGCGTGACGCCGCTGCTAACGCTAACGGATGAGACGCCGCCGCCGGGAGAACAGCGGCGCTACGTCAGCGACCTAACACGCATTCATCAAAAGCTTGGTTGGCAGCCCAACTTTGATCTCGACGCCGCGCTGGCGCGCGCTTGA
- a CDS encoding ROK family protein has product MTTSALGIDIGGTGVKGAPVNLHTGELLRERFRLLTPQPATPSAVVETAFELIRHFGWSEQDGPIGVGLPSVVKQGVAHTAGNIDPAWIGCDAAALFKTCTGFTVTLLNDADAAGLAEMRFGSGRDLSGLVAVVTLGTGIGTALFYDGRLIPNTELGHLTIRDKDAERRASLAARERHDWSWKKWAGYVSEYLSELHRLLWCDAFIIGGGASNKFDRFAAYLECPAPVLPAQMANLAGIVGAALATLPTQKPKAS; this is encoded by the coding sequence ATGACAACCTCCGCTCTCGGCATTGACATCGGCGGCACAGGCGTCAAAGGCGCGCCTGTCAACCTCCACACCGGTGAACTACTCCGGGAACGCTTCCGCTTGCTTACCCCACAGCCGGCGACACCCAGCGCTGTTGTGGAGACCGCCTTCGAACTGATCCGGCACTTCGGCTGGAGCGAACAGGACGGCCCGATCGGCGTCGGGTTGCCGTCTGTCGTCAAGCAAGGGGTTGCTCATACGGCCGGCAACATTGATCCAGCCTGGATTGGTTGCGACGCCGCTGCGCTCTTCAAAACGTGTACCGGTTTTACCGTCACCCTGCTTAACGACGCTGACGCCGCCGGCCTTGCCGAAATGCGCTTCGGTAGCGGCCGCGACCTCTCCGGCCTGGTCGCTGTCGTTACGCTCGGCACAGGTATTGGAACGGCGTTGTTTTACGACGGACGACTTATTCCCAACACCGAGCTCGGCCACCTCACTATCCGCGACAAGGACGCCGAACGCCGCGCGTCTCTTGCCGCCCGCGAACGGCATGACTGGTCATGGAAGAAATGGGCCGGCTACGTCAGCGAATACTTGAGTGAATTGCACCGCCTACTCTGGTGCGACGCCTTCATCATCGGCGGCGGCGCCAGCAACAAGTTTGACCGGTTCGCCGCCTACCTGGAATGCCCTGCGCCGGTGCTTCCCGCGCAAATGGCGAACTTGGCCGGCATTGTCGGCGCGGCGCTGGCGACGCTCCCCACCCAAAAACCCAAAGCCTCCTGA
- a CDS encoding squalene/phytoene synthase family protein encodes MPANVGVITGSDPFAGYARIQQPQAEQVAAAYAYCRDVTRTHAKSFYFCTQTLPAWKRPAIYGIYALCRRIDDLVDTNRRAAAEDIARAVNAWSEALRAVYAGEPFPAHPVLVAWYDFLPRFPVKLEHPLELMQGCLMDARLDGPVRFETFDELYTYAYRVASLVGLMTSEVFGYRDVSALQYAVALGIAFQLTNILRDVGEDARRDRIYLPLEDLRRFGCTEAMILQGRLTPEVIALLKFQIRRARDFYREAECGIPLLSPDSRFTVFLSSRLYGGILRDIERHGYDVFSRRAHVPLSGKLWALPRLWLQARWQFRT; translated from the coding sequence ATGCCAGCCAACGTCGGCGTCATCACTGGCAGCGACCCCTTTGCAGGTTACGCGCGGATTCAACAACCGCAGGCGGAGCAGGTCGCCGCTGCCTATGCCTACTGCCGCGACGTAACCCGGACGCACGCCAAAAGCTTTTACTTTTGTACGCAGACGCTCCCGGCCTGGAAGCGCCCGGCAATTTACGGCATCTACGCTCTCTGTCGGCGAATAGACGATCTGGTAGACACGAACCGCCGGGCGGCGGCCGAGGACATCGCGCGCGCCGTGAATGCTTGGTCGGAGGCGCTCCGCGCTGTCTATGCCGGCGAACCGTTTCCGGCCCATCCGGTATTGGTGGCTTGGTATGACTTTCTGCCACGTTTTCCCGTCAAGCTTGAGCACCCACTGGAGTTGATGCAGGGTTGCCTGATGGACGCCCGGCTGGATGGCCCGGTCCGCTTTGAAACGTTTGATGAACTCTATACCTACGCCTACCGGGTGGCGTCCCTAGTTGGGCTGATGACCAGCGAGGTTTTTGGCTACCGCGACGTGAGTGCGTTGCAGTATGCCGTGGCGCTCGGCATTGCGTTTCAGTTGACGAACATTCTGCGTGATGTCGGCGAAGACGCCCGGCGGGACCGGATTTATTTACCGCTGGAAGACCTTCGGCGCTTCGGCTGTACAGAAGCAATGATTTTGCAGGGGCGGCTGACGCCGGAAGTCATTGCGCTGCTGAAATTTCAGATCCGCCGGGCGCGAGATTTTTACCGTGAGGCGGAGTGCGGTATTCCGCTGCTGTCGCCAGACAGCCGGTTTACGGTGTTTTTGAGCAGTCGGTTGTACGGCGGCATTTTACGTGATATTGAGCGTCATGGCTATGACGTGTTTTCACGGCGCGCGCATGTGCCGTTGAGCGGCAAGTTATGGGCGCTACCGCGGTTGTGGCTGCAGGCGCGCTGGCAGTTTCGGACGTAA
- the glk gene encoding glucokinase yields MTTTRLLLAGDVGGTKTHLGLFEADSLTPVEIKTFASADFTDLPAMLRAFFGDRDPRCHAACISAAGPVLDGVCHITNLSWAIRVDELRQTLHCPAFVINDLEANGNGIALLPQSDFHPIQAGEPRVGNAALISAGTGLGECILFWDGMRHIPIPSEGGHASFAPSDLTEAALLAYLWETYEHVSWERLVSGTFGFEHLYRFLRDTGRAAGSAELEAFAAAHGYGAAVAKFADEGLPIAVAVMERFVSLYGSEAGNLALKALAVGGVFIGGGIAPKILKWMTAGGFLRAFIAKGRFRRFLERIPVAVILNTQTALLGAAQYAKHHAP; encoded by the coding sequence ATGACGACCACGCGCCTGCTGCTCGCCGGCGATGTCGGCGGCACTAAAACCCACCTTGGCTTATTTGAGGCCGACTCTTTGACGCCGGTGGAGATTAAGACCTTTGCCAGCGCTGATTTCACCGACCTGCCGGCCATGCTGCGCGCCTTCTTCGGTGACCGCGACCCCCGCTGTCACGCCGCCTGCATCAGCGCAGCGGGACCTGTTCTGGACGGCGTCTGCCACATCACAAACCTGTCTTGGGCCATTCGAGTAGACGAGCTCCGCCAAACGCTTCACTGCCCGGCTTTTGTCATCAACGACCTTGAAGCCAACGGCAACGGCATCGCCCTGCTGCCTCAAAGCGACTTCCATCCCATCCAAGCCGGCGAGCCGCGCGTCGGCAATGCGGCGCTGATCTCAGCTGGTACAGGCCTCGGTGAATGCATCCTATTTTGGGATGGGATGCGCCATATTCCCATCCCCTCTGAAGGCGGCCATGCGAGCTTTGCGCCCAGCGACCTAACTGAGGCAGCGCTCCTAGCGTATCTCTGGGAAACCTACGAACATGTCAGTTGGGAACGGCTGGTTTCCGGGACATTCGGCTTTGAACATCTTTACCGTTTCTTACGCGACACTGGCCGCGCTGCCGGTTCGGCCGAACTGGAAGCCTTCGCCGCCGCTCACGGCTACGGCGCAGCCGTCGCCAAATTCGCCGACGAAGGACTCCCAATCGCCGTGGCAGTCATGGAACGCTTCGTCTCACTATACGGCTCGGAAGCCGGCAACTTAGCCCTGAAAGCCCTCGCCGTTGGAGGCGTCTTTATCGGCGGCGGCATTGCACCCAAAATCCTCAAGTGGATGACGGCAGGCGGTTTCCTGCGCGCGTTCATTGCCAAGGGAAGGTTTCGCCGCTTCCTGGAGCGCATCCCCGTCGCTGTGATCCTCAATACACAAACCGCCCTGCTGGGCGCGGCGCAGTACGCCAAACACCACGCTCCATGA